A genomic stretch from Desulfurococcaceae archaeon MEX13E-LK6-19 includes:
- a CDS encoding 4Fe-4S binding protein, protein MSSGKDSVKATHLRVIDLSKCIGCGSCEAVCEFIHGSPFIKVYRTSIGLEIPISCMHCKKAPCIEACPTGAMTRDSYGAVYVNTPKCIGCMACLTACPFGIPELDARAKVAVKCDLCMDLRKEGLIPACAAICPTAAIVFGSPAMVFDEIKKRLAESWAKMRFEALEEGQVVR, encoded by the coding sequence ATGAGTTCTGGTAAAGACTCTGTAAAAGCAACTCACTTAAGGGTAATTGACTTATCGAAGTGTATTGGATGCGGCTCTTGTGAAGCTGTATGCGAGTTTATTCATGGATCACCTTTCATCAAGGTTTATAGAACAAGCATAGGACTAGAGATACCGATATCCTGTATGCATTGTAAGAAAGCGCCTTGTATAGAAGCTTGTCCAACAGGTGCAATGACCAGAGATAGTTATGGAGCTGTCTACGTTAACACGCCTAAGTGTATAGGATGTATGGCCTGTCTTACAGCGTGTCCGTTTGGTATACCAGAACTTGATGCAAGAGCTAAAGTTGCTGTGAAGTGTGATCTCTGTATGGACTTAAGGAAAGAAGGACTTATACCAGCTTGTGCAGCAATATGTCCAACAGCAGCGATAGTATTCGGGTCGCCGGCGATGGTATTTGATGAAATAAAGAAACGTCTAGCAGAATCATGGGCTAAAATGAGATTTGAAGCTCTTGAAGAAGGACAGGTAGTACGGTGA
- a CDS encoding NADH-quinone oxidoreductase subunit H, translated as MAVDIVYTCVALGFLTALSYFLPPLLDGVERKIKARIHSRIGPPIMQTWYDLMKLFEKTTYLPQGAYHLVLLIALYFVLTISAIGVLLSISLINVFTALIIALILFMIGQVVFVAIPFMSSNPFAIVGGSREVMLMLVNETFTVLVFGILLWYTKGFTSIGPAYGIAVLLLLIAAYVSCARPPFDLAEAEPELASGVIIELSGPLLGLLHYSNLARRFFIKLFVIIICLIPLVGYAASSVVHITVNGVILAILLTCILWCIYAALSALLGRSRIDAAPVFLLKIYIPLIIIFFVIAYVMW; from the coding sequence ATGGCCGTAGATATTGTTTACACATGCGTTGCTCTAGGTTTCTTAACGGCTTTATCTTACTTTTTACCACCATTACTTGATGGTGTTGAAAGGAAAATTAAAGCTAGAATTCATAGTCGTATAGGCCCGCCTATAATGCAAACATGGTATGACTTAATGAAATTATTTGAGAAAACAACATATTTACCTCAGGGTGCTTATCATCTCGTTTTGCTTATAGCATTGTACTTTGTATTAACAATAAGTGCTATAGGAGTGCTTTTATCAATATCGCTGATAAACGTGTTTACAGCGTTGATTATAGCTTTAATACTTTTTATGATAGGTCAGGTAGTATTTGTGGCAATACCATTTATGTCGTCAAACCCGTTTGCCATAGTTGGTGGCTCGAGAGAAGTAATGTTGATGCTTGTAAATGAGACATTTACTGTGCTAGTATTTGGAATACTATTATGGTATACGAAAGGATTTACCAGTATAGGTCCAGCATATGGTATAGCAGTATTATTACTATTGATAGCAGCCTACGTGTCTTGTGCACGCCCACCTTTTGATCTAGCGGAAGCTGAGCCAGAATTAGCTTCTGGTGTAATAATAGAATTAAGTGGTCCATTACTTGGGCTTCTTCATTATAGTAATCTAGCTAGGAGATTCTTCATAAAATTGTTTGTTATAATAATATGTTTGATACCACTAGTTGGTTATGCGGCAAGTAGTGTTGTGCACATTACGGTAAATGGTGTTATACTGGCGATTCTATTGACCTGTATCTTGTGGTGTATTTATGCAGCATTATCAGCTCTTCTCGGAAGAAGTAGAATAGATGCCGCACCGGTATTTCTCTTAAAGATCTACATTCCCTTGATCATAATATTCTTTGTAATAGCTTATGTGATGTGGTGA
- a CDS encoding FAD-dependent oxidoreductase translates to MVLSTGLNFAFLCKEKPSSIGKKIAIIGAGPAGLVAAGYLACNGFDVDVYEKLPRPGGMMVFAIPPWRIPRERVFNAISLLEEKYGVKFILKTKVYYGEPHHEEGDEFVEKTASIEELVNNYDAVLITTGTWRSRIPKVTGSDAENVVGALEYVYKHRLKEMGYVDKVPYEGRQVIVIGGGYSAVDAAEQAVFDKAEEVYLVYRRTIAQAPAGIYEIERIKRLGVEVIELASPIEIIKQDNKAVAVKFQRMKLGEPDESGRPRPIPIPGSEFTLNADLVIFATGEAPTPPLPEDKEVMEKLGIHVEWGRIVVDENYRTKNPKIFAAGDVVTGPSRIGQAIKTALYAARSIHNYLKAVSVKLVPTP, encoded by the coding sequence TTGGTTCTAAGTACAGGATTAAACTTTGCATTCTTATGTAAAGAAAAACCATCAAGTATTGGTAAAAAAATAGCAATAATAGGTGCTGGCCCAGCAGGTCTTGTTGCAGCAGGATACTTGGCTTGTAATGGTTTTGATGTTGATGTCTATGAGAAACTACCCCGTCCAGGCGGAATGATGGTATTTGCTATCCCACCATGGAGAATCCCTAGAGAACGAGTATTTAACGCAATATCGCTTCTTGAGGAAAAATATGGAGTAAAATTCATTTTAAAGACGAAAGTATATTATGGAGAACCACATCATGAAGAAGGCGATGAATTTGTTGAAAAAACGGCTAGTATAGAAGAACTTGTCAACAATTACGATGCTGTACTAATAACAACAGGTACATGGAGATCAAGAATACCTAAAGTAACTGGTTCTGATGCCGAAAACGTTGTAGGAGCTCTTGAATATGTCTATAAGCATAGATTAAAGGAAATGGGCTATGTAGATAAAGTTCCTTATGAGGGGAGACAAGTTATTGTAATTGGTGGCGGTTATAGTGCTGTCGATGCTGCTGAACAAGCCGTTTTTGATAAAGCTGAAGAGGTCTACCTGGTCTACAGAAGAACTATTGCACAAGCTCCAGCTGGAATTTATGAGATCGAGCGTATTAAAAGACTAGGTGTTGAAGTTATTGAATTAGCTAGCCCTATTGAAATAATAAAGCAGGACAATAAGGCAGTCGCCGTGAAGTTTCAGCGTATGAAGCTTGGCGAACCCGATGAAAGCGGTAGGCCGAGACCCATACCAATACCTGGCTCCGAATTCACGCTTAACGCTGATCTAGTGATATTTGCCACAGGCGAGGCTCCTACACCGCCTTTGCCTGAAGACAAGGAGGTCATGGAGAAGCTTGGTATTCATGTAGAGTGGGGTAGGATAGTTGTTGATGAAAATTATAGGACTAAGAATCCCAAGATCTTTGCGGCAGGTGACGTAGTAACTGGGCCATCAAGAATAGGGCAGGCTATTAAAACAGCACTTTATGCAGCTCGTTCCATTCATAATTACTTGAAAGCTGTTTCTGTGAAACTGGTTCCCACACCATAG